TAAAACACCACTTATGAAAATCGATGGATAGCGCTTTGCGATTGAAAAGTAGGCAAAGTAGCGATTATTTTGACTGCTCGGAAATACGTGTTCAAAATGAAAGGCTGAAAAAATAATAATGCTTGCAAAACCTACATCCATTCCAAGTAAAGCGATAATCACAGGTGATAGCGTAGTCAGTTTAAATAATAAAAAGCTGACAATAATGGAGAGTAAAACGGCAAAGGCAAAGCTTCTGAAAATCCGTTTATAATCTTTTAAGGCAGACATAAAAACATTTTGCGTCCAAATGACGACTAGTTCGACAAAGAACAAATACGCCACCGCTTTATAGAAGAAACTTTCATCAAGAGAAAATAAAAAAATCCCCGCAATAATGGCCGCAACGGGTAAGACGAAAAATAAGCTTCCGTAATAAGCATTTAAAATGTAGGTATAATTTTTTTCGTAAATACAATCCGCAATATAGCGCGTTATAAGCAATGTAATACCAGACGTTAGAATAATTGAAAACACAAAGCAATAAGCAAGTGTTGCAATGAATAACTCGTTTTCTAAAAATGTTACGCCATGTTGTTTCATTAAAATTTGCTGTACAAAAACGAGAATTAAACATAAAATCATCGGTCCAATTGTCGTCATTGTTGAATAGGCGTAGGCTTGTAAGCTGTTAACTAAGCCTTGTTTTCGGTAAAGCTTTCGTAATTCGAAGCCGATTCCTGCCATGCTGTGTTCCCTCCACACTGTGCATAAATTGCTTTATAGCTATTAATAAAGCTTGAACGTGTATATAAATGAGCTACTCGCTCATAGCCGTTTTGACCATATGTTTTTCGTAAGTTTCCATCCTCGCATAATTTGATAACCTGCCCAGCCATTTCTTCATAATGCATAACGGGAACAATTGCGCCAGCAGGTCCAAATACATCGTTCGTGCCTTCGATTAATTCACGGCACCCCCCAACATTTGTACAAACAAATGGAATGGCACATGCAAAGCCTTCTAAAATCGCAAGTGGCTGCCCCTCACTAATACTTGTTAAAACGAGTAAATCTAAATTACCTAAATAGTCTTTAATTTGAACCATACCAGTAAAGTAGGCATTTTTAATATGGAGTGTTTCCGCAAGCTGCAAGCATTCCTCGTAATATTCGAGATCCTCTTCAAATGGTCCCATTATATGAAGTTCGACGTTTGGCAATTTACGCTCAACTAGTGCAAACATTTGAAGCATCATTTTTATATCTTTAATTGGCACCACGCGCACAATAGCCCCGATACGTATTTTGTCTTCAGGTAAAGTCCGTGAAATCGATGCAAAATCTGCCACATCGACGCCGTTTGGAATGACGCGTATTTTTTGCGGGTCACAGCCTAGCTCGATTTGGATTTGCATATTGCGGTCAAATAAGGTAATGACTTCATCTGCTAAGCTATAAATTGCGCTAGATAATGTGTAAAAATAATTAATCCATAAATCTTTAAAATAGCCGTGTACCCAGTTGGCTTTAATGATTTCCTCCTCGCGTTCACGTGAATAAATGCCATGCTCGGTTAGGAGGAGAGG
The sequence above is a segment of the Solibacillus sp. FSL H8-0523 genome. Coding sequences within it:
- the pelF gene encoding GT4 family glycosyltransferase PelF; translated protein: MKICLIAEGSYPYVTGGVSSWIHSLMTAMPTTEFIIIAIAAERKQQGQFKYTLPENLIQVHEIFLDAHLEEHSKWGKRFNLSDAQKQNLFALVSGDQQVNWERLFEDIRNLPIQNVGEFLSSKDYYDMIEHLAKTNYSQVPYTELFWTVSSMILPLFLIIRGDVPKADLYHAVSTGYAGVIGALAKVIHQKPLLLTEHGIYSREREEEIIKANWVHGYFKDLWINYFYTLSSAIYSLADEVITLFDRNMQIQIELGCDPQKIRVIPNGVDVADFASISRTLPEDKIRIGAIVRVVPIKDIKMMLQMFALVERKLPNVELHIMGPFEEDLEYYEECLQLAETLHIKNAYFTGMVQIKDYLGNLDLLVLTSISEGQPLAILEGFACAIPFVCTNVGGCRELIEGTNDVFGPAGAIVPVMHYEEMAGQVIKLCEDGNLRKTYGQNGYERVAHLYTRSSFINSYKAIYAQCGGNTAWQESASNYESFTENKA